In Fibrobacter sp. UWB5, a single window of DNA contains:
- a CDS encoding tetraacyldisaccharide 4'-kinase, whose amino-acid sequence MFRLLAAFCYRAAYLLHHALCLKPGAPLQYSQLIVVGSFRTGGAGKTPFCIWLCNHLAAQGKAVALLAHEYAFDEVAMLRRQFADNARVQIFATCNRYRLAHELDRSQKFDCIVCDDGFEDTRLVGATTILLQWENAPSKLSELWPCGNMRSLAKDHDLDSPMVRILRCEGGNPAVRFVIDKVLHFYSGEEFVKNSAKANVVCGLGNPERFCRDLQDFGIKIDRKLFFKDHSKAFATRLEKIIQSRPQDVFVISEKDAARLPAGFIQKNVKSQIYIAYQATLVSPDVVQNLP is encoded by the coding sequence ATGTTTCGTTTACTCGCCGCATTCTGCTACCGCGCCGCATACCTGTTGCATCATGCGCTCTGCCTTAAGCCGGGCGCGCCTCTTCAGTATTCGCAATTGATTGTCGTCGGAAGCTTTCGCACCGGTGGTGCAGGTAAGACGCCTTTCTGCATCTGGCTTTGCAATCACCTGGCCGCCCAAGGCAAGGCGGTGGCACTCCTCGCCCACGAATACGCCTTCGACGAAGTCGCCATGCTCCGCCGGCAATTTGCAGACAACGCGCGCGTCCAGATTTTTGCGACATGCAACCGCTACCGTTTGGCACATGAACTTGACCGCTCGCAAAAGTTCGACTGCATCGTTTGCGACGACGGATTCGAAGACACCCGCCTAGTCGGCGCAACCACCATCCTCTTGCAGTGGGAGAATGCACCCTCGAAACTTTCGGAACTCTGGCCCTGCGGCAACATGCGCAGCCTTGCGAAAGACCACGACCTGGATTCTCCTATGGTCCGCATACTAAGGTGTGAAGGCGGAAATCCGGCAGTACGATTCGTTATAGATAAAGTATTGCATTTTTATTCGGGCGAAGAATTTGTCAAAAATAGCGCAAAAGCGAACGTCGTGTGCGGTCTCGGAAACCCCGAGCGATTCTGCAGGGACCTCCAGGATTTCGGTATCAAAATCGACCGCAAGCTCTTCTTCAAGGATCACAGCAAAGCGTTTGCCACCCGGCTCGAAAAAATCATTCAAAGCCGCCCGCAAGACGTCTTCGTGATTTCCGAAAAAGATGCGGCCAGGCTCCCTGCCGGATTTATTCAAAAAAACGTAAAAAGCCAAATTTACATCGCATACCAGGCAACACTCGTCTCGCCCGATGTAGTCCAAAATCTCCCCTAA
- the aroC gene encoding chorismate synthase codes for MASTFGKIFSVTTWGESHGPAVGSVLDGCPAGLEITEEEIQAELNRRRPGQGKMTTARDEKDQVKILSGVFEGKTTGTPISFAVFNEDQRSHDYAEIQKWYRPGHADLCYDLKYGFRDYRGGGRSSARETIGRVAAGAVAKKLLKQVNGTEIIAWVNSIGEVDCGPLDLNSLTLEQIEKSPVRCPDLDASAKMEQAVLDARANGDSIGGTVCLLVKNPPVALGEPVFDRLDALLAQAMLSIPACKGFEIGSGFASARMHGSKHNDELYFDGHAYHTRTNNAGGSLGGISNGEPIYCRMAFKPTATISQEQKTAGRGGENGTLAARGRHDPCVAVRAPVIVESMAALVLADLFLQQKRHCL; via the coding sequence ATGGCAAGCACTTTTGGCAAAATTTTTAGCGTTACTACCTGGGGCGAATCCCATGGTCCGGCCGTCGGCTCAGTCCTGGATGGCTGCCCTGCAGGCCTCGAAATCACCGAAGAAGAAATCCAGGCGGAACTCAACCGCCGCCGCCCCGGGCAGGGCAAAATGACCACCGCCCGCGACGAAAAGGACCAGGTCAAGATCCTTTCGGGCGTTTTCGAAGGCAAAACCACCGGAACCCCGATTTCTTTCGCCGTCTTTAACGAAGACCAGCGCAGCCACGACTACGCCGAAATCCAGAAATGGTACCGCCCTGGGCATGCCGACCTCTGCTACGACCTCAAGTACGGGTTCAGGGACTACCGCGGCGGTGGACGCAGCTCCGCCCGCGAAACCATCGGACGCGTTGCCGCAGGTGCCGTGGCCAAGAAACTCTTGAAGCAGGTAAACGGCACCGAAATCATCGCCTGGGTGAATTCCATCGGCGAAGTGGATTGCGGCCCCTTGGACCTGAACAGCCTCACGCTCGAACAGATTGAAAAGTCTCCCGTACGCTGCCCCGACCTGGACGCGAGCGCCAAGATGGAACAAGCCGTACTCGATGCCCGCGCAAACGGCGACAGCATTGGCGGCACCGTATGCCTCTTGGTCAAGAACCCGCCGGTGGCGCTGGGCGAACCGGTGTTCGACCGCCTGGATGCGTTACTCGCCCAGGCAATGCTGTCGATCCCCGCCTGCAAGGGCTTTGAAATCGGAAGCGGTTTCGCCTCGGCCCGCATGCACGGCAGCAAGCACAACGACGAACTTTACTTTGACGGCCACGCCTACCACACCCGCACCAACAACGCGGGCGGTTCCCTCGGCGGAATCAGCAACGGCGAACCCATTTACTGCCGCATGGCATTCAAGCCGACCGCCACAATCTCGCAGGAACAGAAGACTGCGGGCCGCGGTGGCGAAAACGGAACGCTGGCCGCCCGCGGTCGTCACGACCCCTGCGTCGCAGTCCGCGCACCGGTGATTGTCGAAAGCATGGCAGCCCTCGTTTTGGCAGACTTGTTCTTGCAGCAAAAACGTCATTGTCTGTAG
- a CDS encoding TrkA family potassium uptake protein, with protein sequence MASKQFVVIGLGNTGYFLARHLTALGHDVMVVDPSPEKIQDISNQVAQAVVADGTRKKQLQSLPLSKVDSVICCIGEDLQASLLTVLNLKELGVKHIIAKSSSPAHTIILEKLGVADIFHPERDMAISLAERLNRPNMLDYLPFMEGFSIVEIACPDAFLGKTLKDLSLTHKYGIQVIAIRDPLEPKPKIGNIADYVLKENDVLFVIGPNEALDKLKT encoded by the coding sequence ATGGCTTCTAAACAATTTGTAGTGATAGGACTGGGTAACACGGGCTACTTTTTGGCCCGTCATTTGACCGCACTCGGACACGACGTGATGGTCGTAGACCCGAGTCCCGAAAAAATCCAGGATATTTCGAACCAGGTAGCCCAGGCAGTCGTTGCCGACGGCACCCGTAAAAAGCAGCTCCAGTCGCTCCCGCTTTCCAAGGTGGACAGCGTCATCTGCTGTATCGGTGAAGACCTTCAGGCCTCCCTTTTGACGGTCCTGAACCTCAAGGAACTGGGCGTCAAGCACATTATCGCCAAGTCCAGCAGCCCAGCCCACACCATTATTCTGGAAAAACTCGGCGTGGCAGACATCTTCCACCCGGAACGCGACATGGCCATTTCGCTGGCTGAAAGGCTCAACCGCCCGAACATGCTCGACTACCTGCCGTTCATGGAAGGCTTCTCGATCGTCGAAATCGCCTGCCCCGACGCATTCCTCGGCAAGACCCTCAAGGACTTGTCCCTTACCCACAAGTACGGCATCCAGGTGATCGCTATCCGCGACCCGCTGGAACCCAAGCCCAAGATCGGTAACATCGCCGACTACGTGCTCAAGGAAAACGACGTGCTGTTCGTGATTGGCCCGAACGAGGCCCTGGACAAGCTCAAGACCTAA
- a CDS encoding TrkH family potassium uptake protein — protein MLRSRYEAFDFVEKKAEVKKKSGNPILMIVSGYLALVCLGALLLSLPFAQREPVGVLDAFFTAMSAVCVTGLSTIDISASFTTFGNWVLVILMQAGGLGIMTISTVIILLAGMHPGFNHQSALLANYTQEGNVDAGRILKAVLPFTFGLEAIGAVIYFTQFSDMELYDRLFCSLFQAVSSFCNVGFTLFPDSLVRFQLNPLMNITTCVLALAGGFGFLAITEIRYLFDFKKRAIRKVSLHTHIATGFTLIIVLVSIAFFMFSEWSNTFAGLNFGEKLESSAFMAFTSRTAGLNNIDTSALSVGSLFFFVIIMLIGANPGSCGGGIKTTTTAVIFLLGFNRLLGRNKTQILGRTIPETTVDKAVRIFVVAIVVVVVATLVLLETEAAGNSIEQVSFLKVFFEVASAYSTCGLSMGLTPDLSIPGRIVICTVMFVGRMGPLFLISAVAKKQEQGMWYAEEDIMVG, from the coding sequence ATGTTACGTTCTAGGTACGAAGCGTTTGACTTCGTGGAAAAGAAGGCCGAAGTCAAGAAAAAGTCGGGCAACCCGATTTTGATGATTGTGTCCGGCTACCTCGCGCTGGTGTGTTTAGGGGCACTCCTGTTGTCGCTCCCGTTTGCGCAGCGTGAACCGGTCGGCGTACTCGACGCCTTCTTCACGGCCATGTCTGCCGTATGCGTCACCGGTCTTTCTACCATCGATATCAGTGCCAGTTTTACCACCTTCGGCAACTGGGTGCTAGTCATTCTCATGCAGGCGGGCGGTCTTGGAATCATGACGATTTCTACCGTGATAATCCTCCTTGCCGGCATGCACCCGGGATTCAACCACCAGTCGGCCCTCCTTGCGAACTACACCCAGGAAGGTAACGTCGACGCAGGCCGAATCCTCAAGGCCGTGCTCCCCTTTACCTTCGGGCTTGAAGCGATTGGCGCCGTCATCTACTTTACGCAGTTCAGCGACATGGAACTATACGACCGCCTTTTCTGCAGTCTGTTCCAGGCGGTAAGCTCCTTCTGTAACGTGGGCTTCACCTTGTTCCCCGATTCCCTGGTGCGCTTCCAGCTGAACCCGCTCATGAACATTACGACCTGCGTGCTTGCGCTGGCGGGCGGTTTCGGCTTCTTGGCCATTACCGAAATCCGTTACCTGTTCGACTTTAAAAAGCGTGCTATCCGCAAGGTGTCGCTGCATACCCACATTGCCACGGGCTTTACCTTAATTATCGTTCTCGTGAGTATCGCCTTCTTCATGTTCAGCGAATGGAGCAATACTTTTGCAGGCCTGAACTTCGGAGAAAAGCTGGAATCCAGCGCCTTTATGGCATTCACCAGCCGCACCGCGGGCCTCAACAACATCGACACCTCGGCCCTGAGCGTGGGTTCGCTGTTCTTCTTTGTGATTATCATGCTGATCGGTGCAAACCCGGGTAGCTGCGGTGGCGGTATCAAGACGACAACGACCGCCGTGATTTTCCTGCTCGGATTCAACCGCCTGCTGGGCCGCAACAAGACCCAGATTCTGGGTCGAACCATTCCCGAAACCACGGTGGATAAGGCCGTGCGAATCTTCGTGGTGGCTATCGTGGTCGTGGTGGTGGCAACCCTCGTGTTGCTCGAAACCGAGGCCGCCGGCAATTCCATCGAACAAGTTTCGTTCCTCAAGGTATTCTTCGAAGTGGCAAGCGCCTACAGTACCTGCGGTCTTTCCATGGGGCTTACCCCCGATCTTTCGATTCCAGGCCGAATTGTGATCTGTACGGTGATGTTTGTCGGCCGAATGGGCCCCTTGTTCCTGATTTCTGCAGTGGCTAAAAAGCAGGAGCAGGGCATGTGGTACGCCGAAGAAGACATCATGGTCGGCTAA
- a CDS encoding bile acid:sodium symporter family protein, translating to MKNLRAILMPIAILLGILLPQAHVLSPLMPFLIGTMMFLTFVTKIPPQTHGYTFKIEIRALIVSLILVAAIAGIVKLFDLPREVLLGGAIIALCPPANAAPAMAKMLGGSASLALKIFLSGNLIACFSIPIVFGYLTGTDAGLREIAMKIFNTIQPIISIPLAFALGLRAFYPELADRAAKYQKYTMFVWTFSVFVILAKASYDIREMGFTDLWNSGKLPMMAGISLILCILLYALGWYVEKNRRPIESAQSMGQKNTTLVIWIATLYAGPVVALAPTCYVVWQNLVLSYLSARIKPKEPAQTGIAKSE from the coding sequence ATGAAGAATTTACGTGCCATTTTGATGCCGATTGCGATTTTACTCGGGATTTTGCTCCCGCAGGCACACGTGCTTTCGCCGTTAATGCCGTTTTTGATCGGTACCATGATGTTTTTGACGTTTGTGACTAAAATTCCGCCGCAAACCCATGGCTACACGTTTAAAATTGAAATTCGAGCCCTGATTGTGAGCCTAATCCTGGTGGCAGCTATTGCGGGCATCGTAAAGCTGTTTGACCTTCCGCGCGAAGTCCTTTTGGGCGGTGCGATTATTGCGCTTTGCCCGCCTGCAAATGCAGCCCCTGCCATGGCCAAGATGCTTGGCGGTTCGGCCTCGCTTGCCTTGAAGATTTTCTTGAGCGGAAACCTGATTGCGTGTTTTTCGATTCCGATTGTGTTCGGTTACCTGACCGGAACCGATGCGGGCCTCCGCGAAATCGCGATGAAGATTTTCAATACGATTCAGCCCATCATCAGCATTCCGCTTGCGTTTGCGCTTGGCCTGCGAGCATTCTACCCGGAACTTGCCGATCGCGCCGCCAAATACCAGAAGTACACCATGTTCGTGTGGACGTTCTCGGTGTTCGTAATCTTGGCGAAAGCCAGCTACGACATCCGCGAAATGGGATTCACGGATTTGTGGAATAGCGGAAAGCTCCCGATGATGGCGGGAATTTCGCTCATTCTCTGCATTCTGCTTTACGCCCTCGGCTGGTATGTCGAAAAGAACCGCCGCCCCATCGAAAGTGCGCAGAGCATGGGCCAAAAGAACACCACGCTCGTCATCTGGATTGCCACGCTGTATGCGGGCCCTGTGGTGGCGCTTGCCCCGACTTGTTATGTGGTATGGCAGAATCTGGTGCTCAGCTATCTGAGCGCAAGGATTAAGCCGAAGGAACCTGCACAAACAGGAATCGCAAAATCGGAATAA
- a CDS encoding DNA alkylation repair protein, producing MTHAELVKRLLAEQDLKYRDFHASLLPNIDKKTIIGVRVPTMRKIAKEFVDSAVKGAAKGSKIMPKDVANFLDKLPHKYFEENQVHLFAVERIKDFDECLARIEQFLPYIDNWAVCDGKSPKALLKDEARFFAKICEWIKSTKPYTVRFGVNMLMNFFLDERFSKEHLKLVAAIDENLFDDDSTGAAQASVNAARPTDRYYVQMVIAWYMATALAKQWDATFPYIKGRKLSPWIHAKSIQKACESYRITDEQKKTLRGLK from the coding sequence ATGACCCACGCCGAACTTGTCAAGCGCCTGTTGGCCGAACAGGATTTAAAGTATCGCGATTTTCACGCGTCGCTGTTGCCGAACATCGACAAGAAAACGATTATCGGCGTGCGCGTGCCTACCATGAGGAAAATCGCGAAGGAGTTTGTGGATTCGGCGGTGAAGGGGGCAGCGAAGGGCTCAAAAATCATGCCGAAGGATGTCGCGAACTTTTTAGACAAGCTCCCGCACAAGTATTTCGAAGAAAACCAGGTGCACCTTTTTGCGGTGGAACGCATCAAGGACTTTGACGAATGCCTCGCCCGCATCGAGCAGTTCTTGCCCTACATTGATAACTGGGCCGTATGCGACGGCAAATCGCCCAAAGCTTTGCTCAAGGATGAGGCTCGCTTTTTCGCCAAGATTTGCGAATGGATAAAGTCCACCAAGCCTTACACGGTGCGTTTCGGCGTGAACATGCTCATGAACTTTTTCTTGGATGAACGCTTCAGCAAAGAACACTTGAAGCTCGTTGCCGCCATCGATGAAAATCTTTTCGATGACGATTCGACTGGGGCTGCGCAGGCCTCGGTAAATGCCGCCCGTCCCACCGACCGTTACTACGTGCAAATGGTTATCGCCTGGTACATGGCGACCGCCCTCGCCAAGCAATGGGACGCAACTTTCCCCTACATCAAAGGCCGTAAACTTTCGCCCTGGATCCACGCAAAATCCATCCAAAAAGCCTGCGAAAGCTACCGCATCACCGACGAACAGAAGAAAACCCTGCGCGGGTTGAAATAG
- a CDS encoding ATP-dependent helicase, with product MKTVFGRDAVSLDSLFAEKGFTPNSNQKLAIENTSGPLLLTAGPGSGKTRVLLWRCVNLIVFENIPPEEIFLATFTEKAALQLKQGLQGLLSIASTFTHKPYDIAEMYVGTLHSLCQKLLTDRRFREHGLRSRRPLIMDDLGQFLFVREHFNNLLSESGFDIEKPTDVYKEINGWFGKASPSRTDAISNCISFFNRMSEEDFGEEELSLKLRDRTISKLFKMTILYRQLLSEKGFDRVDFSSLQQRAYEYICQKKDAGSVFKHVIVDEYQDTNTIQQKIYLKLAEGTKNICVVGDDDQALYRFRGATVENLVDFENICKKEIGVRPKRIDLNINYRSRKQIVDTYTQFIDLVSWKNPSKPSEFFRIQNKDIQANSKDANTSVVLETGDKQTVTENIASLIKKLKRTGKIKDYNQCAILFPTIRGNASGEMSPKVQAFADALEEAGIKYYAPRAKNFLYTEESLITFGLFAKIFGYSPSGITYGGMADFSNWAEMAIDSADEIIEQDKPLAKFIEDTQQSIKASRQNYKYLSDYCEKNGIDLDDDLTIPLLKKFSQIQRIDDSVRRTLVNRGMLAFTTRRTNEGKPLHVSYALSRATAMDWTLLDLFYKLNSFEYFAEKYRQAEDGGEDSGLYNLGMITKYIAQYHETANPILSGATFAKDLVRKIFFGSYMYSLFRLNETEYEDSEDPFPKGCVPFLTVHQSKGLEFPVVILGSVSHKSKDARTLDVLVRSMQQKMGIMPTICEPLDSMDTYDTMRMFYVALSRAKNLLVLSQFKGQGQTTYNPFKALIEQINFESIKKLDVKTLPDSEDNSDKLPHVYTYTADYLPYNNCPRNYMVFHKYGFVPSRSQTMFFGSLVHQTVEDLQNFVMEDR from the coding sequence GTGAAGACTGTATTTGGAAGAGATGCTGTTTCGTTAGATTCCCTTTTTGCCGAAAAGGGTTTTACTCCCAATTCTAACCAAAAACTGGCCATTGAAAATACCAGTGGACCACTTTTGCTGACAGCAGGGCCAGGTTCTGGCAAGACTCGCGTTTTGCTTTGGCGTTGCGTAAATCTCATTGTTTTTGAAAATATTCCTCCGGAAGAGATTTTTTTGGCAACCTTTACCGAAAAGGCAGCCTTGCAACTTAAACAGGGCCTACAGGGATTGCTTTCTATCGCGAGTACTTTCACTCACAAGCCTTATGACATTGCGGAGATGTATGTTGGCACACTACATTCGCTTTGCCAAAAACTTTTGACCGACCGTCGTTTTAGGGAACATGGCTTGCGTAGTCGTCGTCCACTCATTATGGACGATTTGGGGCAGTTCCTTTTTGTAAGAGAACATTTCAATAACCTTTTATCGGAATCTGGCTTTGACATCGAAAAGCCAACTGACGTATATAAAGAAATTAATGGCTGGTTTGGAAAGGCATCGCCTTCTCGTACAGACGCAATCTCCAACTGCATATCGTTTTTCAACCGCATGAGCGAGGAAGACTTTGGCGAAGAAGAACTTTCCTTGAAGTTAAGAGATAGAACCATTTCAAAGCTTTTCAAGATGACGATTCTTTATAGGCAACTGCTTTCCGAAAAGGGCTTTGATAGGGTTGATTTTTCATCTTTGCAACAGCGTGCCTACGAATACATTTGTCAGAAGAAGGATGCCGGTTCGGTATTCAAGCACGTTATTGTTGACGAATATCAAGATACTAACACGATTCAGCAAAAGATTTATCTAAAACTTGCGGAAGGAACGAAAAATATTTGTGTTGTGGGCGATGATGATCAGGCTCTCTATCGTTTTCGTGGTGCAACTGTAGAAAACCTAGTTGACTTTGAAAACATATGCAAAAAAGAGATTGGAGTAAGGCCCAAGCGAATAGATCTGAACATCAATTATCGATCTCGCAAGCAAATTGTTGACACCTATACGCAGTTTATTGATTTGGTCTCGTGGAAAAATCCATCCAAGCCTTCTGAATTTTTCAGAATACAGAACAAGGATATTCAAGCTAATAGCAAAGATGCAAACACATCGGTTGTGTTGGAAACGGGCGATAAGCAAACAGTAACTGAAAACATTGCTTCTTTAATAAAGAAACTCAAACGAACGGGCAAAATCAAAGATTACAACCAGTGCGCGATCTTATTTCCAACAATTCGCGGCAATGCCAGCGGTGAAATGTCGCCTAAAGTTCAAGCTTTTGCAGATGCCTTGGAGGAAGCAGGAATCAAGTATTATGCACCTCGTGCAAAAAATTTCTTGTATACTGAGGAATCCCTAATCACATTCGGTCTATTTGCAAAAATATTCGGTTACTCACCATCTGGTATCACTTATGGAGGAATGGCGGATTTCTCTAATTGGGCTGAAATGGCGATTGATTCGGCCGATGAAATTATTGAACAAGATAAACCGCTCGCAAAATTCATAGAAGATACACAACAATCTATCAAGGCGAGCAGACAAAACTACAAGTATCTCAGCGACTATTGTGAAAAGAATGGAATCGATCTGGATGATGATTTAACGATTCCTCTGCTCAAAAAATTCTCTCAAATACAAAGGATAGACGATTCTGTCCGAAGGACTTTGGTGAATAGGGGGATGCTTGCATTTACTACTCGTCGAACAAATGAAGGTAAGCCTTTGCATGTTTCTTACGCACTTTCTCGTGCAACCGCAATGGACTGGACTCTTCTTGACCTGTTTTATAAACTCAATAGTTTTGAGTACTTTGCAGAAAAGTATAGGCAAGCGGAAGATGGCGGTGAAGACTCCGGGCTATATAATCTTGGAATGATAACAAAATACATTGCGCAGTATCATGAAACAGCAAATCCAATTCTTTCTGGAGCGACATTTGCCAAGGATTTAGTTCGTAAAATCTTCTTTGGCTCATATATGTATTCGCTATTTCGCTTGAACGAAACGGAATATGAAGACTCTGAAGACCCGTTCCCAAAGGGGTGTGTGCCTTTTTTGACGGTTCACCAATCAAAGGGATTGGAATTTCCTGTGGTTATTTTGGGATCTGTTTCGCACAAAAGTAAGGATGCTAGAACCCTAGATGTTTTAGTCCGTAGCATGCAACAAAAAATGGGAATTATGCCAACCATATGCGAACCTCTTGATTCTATGGATACATATGACACTATGCGAATGTTCTATGTGGCATTATCAAGGGCAAAAAATCTGCTGGTCTTATCACAATTTAAAGGACAAGGTCAAACGACATATAATCCGTTTAAGGCGTTGATTGAACAAATTAATTTTGAATCAATAAAAAAACTAGATGTAAAAACACTCCCTGATTCTGAAGATAACTCGGACAAACTTCCGCATGTTTATACCTATACGGCCGATTATCTGCCTTACAACAACTGTCCACGAAATTACATGGTATTCCATAAGTACGGCTTTGTTCCTAGTCGTAGTCAAACGATGTTCTTTGGTTCTCTAGTTCATCAAACCGTGGAAGATTTACAAAACTTCGTGATGGAGGACCGATAA
- a CDS encoding PD-(D/E)XK nuclease family protein codes for MKQSEFESQLGEMFENNFRFLCEEAGHSINEYLKKLAFDQVLYYYRKNKKIIEQITRAEVKLSLPEQETPNDKIPYTIEGVVDIVREGDETWLYDLKTHDPDRIKAEPGKYKEQLNIYAYIWKGLQKNELDNTAIIATPLPNGLRAAIENGTEEKIQAEFDKWEPVIPFGYDEDEVADMIENFGETVERIENSEFAPPDVKRLESKMPGMKTNFATHVCRNCDVRYSCSSYREYMKKTRNARKDNIMKFMAPTASEQDEFVEGCLQSI; via the coding sequence ATGAAACAATCTGAATTTGAAAGTCAACTCGGCGAAATGTTCGAGAATAATTTCCGCTTTTTATGCGAAGAAGCTGGGCACTCCATTAACGAATACCTGAAAAAATTGGCGTTTGATCAGGTCCTTTATTATTATCGCAAGAATAAGAAAATTATTGAGCAGATAACCCGCGCCGAAGTCAAGTTGTCTCTTCCTGAACAGGAAACACCTAATGACAAGATTCCCTATACAATCGAAGGTGTTGTTGATATTGTGCGTGAAGGGGACGAAACCTGGCTTTACGACTTAAAGACACATGACCCTGATCGTATCAAGGCTGAACCGGGAAAATATAAAGAACAGCTAAATATTTACGCATACATTTGGAAAGGGCTGCAAAAGAATGAGTTGGACAATACAGCAATTATCGCCACACCGTTGCCTAATGGTTTGAGAGCAGCAATTGAAAACGGTACTGAAGAGAAAATTCAGGCCGAATTTGACAAATGGGAACCGGTTATACCCTTCGGTTATGATGAAGACGAAGTTGCTGATATGATTGAAAACTTTGGCGAGACTGTTGAACGAATTGAGAATTCAGAATTCGCACCGCCAGACGTAAAAAGACTTGAAAGTAAGATGCCGGGAATGAAAACAAATTTTGCAACTCATGTTTGTCGTAACTGTGATGTTCGATATTCTTGCTCGTCTTATCGAGAGTATATGAAAAAAACTCGAAATGCAAGAAAAGATAACATAATGAAATTTATGGCCCCTACAGCAAGTGAGCAAGACGAGTTTGTTGAAGGCTGCCTTCAGTCAATTTAA